The following coding sequences are from one Streptomyces dengpaensis window:
- a CDS encoding AAA family ATPase has product MTTYDDRASLTDLTATVERVRSSVEGVIEGKPEVVRLSLTVLLAEGHLLIEDVPGVGKTMLAKALARSIDCSVRRIQFTPDLLPSDITGVSIWDQQRRDFEFKPGAIFAQIVIGDEINRASPKTQSALLESMEERQVTIDGQTYELPSPFMVVATQNPVEMEGTYPLPEAQRDRFMARVSIGYPSADAELQMLDIHGAVNPLDDLQPVAHAHEIVKLIDAVRTVHVADPVRRYAVDLVAATRTHPDLRLGASPRATLHLLRAAKASAALSGREYALPDDVQALAVAVLAHRLLPTAQAQLNRRTSEQVVQEILQRTPVPAAPHQQAGFTMGRGTPAYGQQPPRRL; this is encoded by the coding sequence GTGACGACCTATGACGATCGAGCGAGCCTTACAGATCTGACCGCCACTGTGGAGCGTGTCCGCAGTTCGGTGGAAGGAGTGATCGAAGGCAAGCCTGAGGTCGTACGGCTTTCGCTGACCGTACTGCTCGCCGAGGGACATCTCCTCATCGAGGATGTCCCGGGCGTCGGCAAGACCATGCTCGCCAAGGCACTGGCGCGGTCCATCGACTGCTCGGTGCGGCGCATCCAGTTCACGCCCGACCTGCTGCCCTCGGACATCACGGGTGTGTCCATCTGGGACCAGCAGCGCCGGGACTTCGAGTTCAAGCCGGGCGCGATCTTCGCGCAGATCGTGATCGGCGACGAGATCAACCGCGCGTCGCCCAAGACGCAGTCCGCGCTCCTGGAGTCGATGGAGGAGCGCCAGGTCACCATCGACGGGCAGACCTACGAACTGCCCAGCCCCTTCATGGTGGTGGCCACGCAGAACCCGGTCGAGATGGAGGGCACCTACCCGCTGCCCGAGGCACAGCGCGACCGCTTCATGGCCCGTGTCTCCATCGGCTACCCCAGCGCGGACGCCGAGTTGCAGATGCTGGACATCCACGGCGCGGTGAACCCGCTGGACGACCTCCAGCCGGTGGCGCACGCGCACGAGATCGTGAAACTGATCGACGCGGTCCGCACGGTCCATGTCGCCGACCCGGTGCGGCGCTACGCGGTGGACCTGGTCGCGGCCACGCGCACGCACCCCGACCTCAGACTCGGCGCCTCGCCGCGCGCCACGCTGCACCTGCTGCGCGCGGCGAAGGCGTCCGCAGCCCTGAGCGGCCGGGAGTACGCGCTGCCGGACGACGTCCAGGCACTCGCCGTCGCGGTCCTGGCCCACCGCCTGCTGCCCACGGCCCAGGCGCAGTTGAACCGCCGCACGTCCGAGCAGGTCGTCCAGGAGATCCTGCAGCGCACCCCCGTCCCCGCGGCTCCCCATCAGCAGGCCGGCTTCACGATGGGCCGCGGCACACCCGCGTACGGCCAGCAGCCACCCCGGAGGCTGTGA
- a CDS encoding beta-class carbonic anhydrase, which yields MTTSASVPTEPEGAIATKGTVTDRLVDANERYASAFTDPGMDARPVLRVAVVACMDARLDLHAALGLALGDCHTIRNAGGVVTDDVIRSLTISQRALGTRSVVLIHHTGCGLENLTEDFRHELEDEVGQRPAWAVEAFRDVDQDVRQSMQRVRTSPFLLHTDDVRGFVFDVTTGLLREIDPA from the coding sequence ATGACGACTTCCGCATCCGTTCCCACCGAGCCCGAAGGCGCCATAGCCACCAAGGGCACCGTGACCGACCGCCTCGTCGACGCGAACGAGCGGTACGCCTCCGCGTTCACCGACCCCGGGATGGACGCCCGTCCCGTGCTGCGCGTCGCGGTGGTGGCGTGCATGGACGCCCGGCTCGACCTGCACGCCGCGCTCGGCCTGGCGCTGGGCGACTGCCACACCATCCGCAACGCCGGCGGGGTCGTCACCGATGACGTGATCCGTTCCCTCACGATCAGCCAGCGGGCGCTCGGCACCCGCAGCGTGGTCCTCATCCACCACACCGGCTGCGGCCTGGAGAACCTCACCGAGGACTTCCGGCACGAGCTGGAGGACGAGGTCGGCCAGCGTCCCGCCTGGGCGGTGGAGGCCTTCCGGGACGTCGACCAGGACGTACGGCAGTCGATGCAGCGCGTGCGCACCTCTCCGTTCCTGCTGCACACCGACGACGTACGCGGCTTCGTCTTCGACGTGACGACCGGTCTTCTGCGCGAGATCGACCCCGCCTGA
- the rsmH gene encoding 16S rRNA (cytosine(1402)-N(4))-methyltransferase RsmH: MSESRHVPVMLQRCLDMLAPALAEPGAVVVDCTLGLGGHSEALLTHFPEARLVALDRDKEALRLSGERLAPFGERATLVHAVYDELPDVLDRLGIPRVQGVLFDLGVSSMQLDEAERGFAYAQDAPLDMRMDQTTGISAAEVLNTYPAGELVRILRAYGEEKQAKRIVSAIVREREKEPFSNSARLVELIRDALPQAAKRTGGNPAKRTFQALRIEVNGELSVLERAIPAAVKELAVGGRIAVLSYHSLEDRLVKQVFAAGAASTAPPGLPVVPERYQPRLKLLTRGAELPTEEEVAENRRAAPARLRGAQRIREDDAE; this comes from the coding sequence TTGAGCGAGAGTCGACACGTCCCGGTGATGCTCCAGCGGTGCCTGGACATGTTGGCCCCTGCCCTGGCCGAGCCGGGAGCCGTCGTCGTCGACTGCACCCTGGGGCTCGGCGGCCACAGCGAGGCGCTCCTCACCCACTTCCCCGAGGCCCGTCTGGTGGCCCTGGACCGCGACAAGGAGGCGCTGCGCCTCTCCGGGGAGCGGCTCGCCCCCTTCGGTGAGCGCGCCACCCTCGTGCACGCCGTCTACGACGAATTGCCCGATGTCCTCGACCGCCTGGGCATCCCGCGCGTCCAGGGGGTCCTGTTCGACCTCGGCGTCTCCTCCATGCAGCTCGACGAGGCGGAGCGCGGGTTCGCGTACGCGCAGGACGCCCCGCTCGACATGCGCATGGACCAGACGACCGGCATCAGCGCGGCCGAGGTGCTCAACACCTACCCGGCGGGCGAACTGGTGCGGATCCTGCGGGCGTACGGCGAGGAGAAGCAGGCCAAGCGGATCGTCTCCGCGATCGTGCGCGAACGCGAGAAGGAGCCCTTCAGCAACAGCGCGCGGCTGGTCGAGCTGATCCGCGACGCGCTCCCGCAGGCGGCCAAGCGCACCGGCGGCAACCCCGCCAAGCGCACCTTCCAGGCGTTGCGCATCGAGGTCAACGGCGAACTCAGCGTCCTGGAGAGGGCGATTCCCGCGGCCGTGAAGGAGCTCGCCGTGGGGGGCCGCATCGCCGTCCTGTCGTACCACTCGCTGGAGGACCGGCTGGTCAAGCAGGTGTTCGCGGCCGGCGCCGCCTCCACCGCGCCGCCCGGCCTGCCGGTCGTCCCCGAGCGCTACCAGCCGCGGCTCAAGCTGCTCACCCGCGGTGCCGAGCTGCCCACCGAGGAAGAGGTCGCCGAGAACCGGCGGGCGGCTCCCGCACGGCTGCGGGGGGCGCAGCGCATCCGTGAGGACGACGCCGAGTGA
- a CDS encoding peptidoglycan D,D-transpeptidase FtsI family protein: MSDREPPRRRVPGPARPVRPGGQRRPGPGARPARRPGTSRPNGPRVIRLGNPRPRLRMVSLALTLVMIAFVVRLLQVQAVDASTYAAKAEQNRYVGRTLAAERGGITDRNGVELATSVDAYDITADPTMFTQKATKVTDAPEQAAALLAPMIGQDVDTIAKKLRTKNTRYTLLAHRQTPQVWTQIKDLKNTFLAKAETDPSTVNVLAGVLAVPASKRVYPNGDLAAGLLGWVNADGKGGGGLEQQLNKELAGKDGKIRYAQSGGRQVPTAGSTETPAVAGSDVELTIDRDIQWAAQNAISEQVKKSEADRGYVIVQDTRTGEILAMANSPGFDPNDLSEADANALHNWSLEDAYEPGSTAKLTSMAAVLEENVATPDTHVVVPNRLHRGDRLFHDDIDHPTWYLTLNGVLAKSSNIGTILATGQLGKTQKEANKVLYSYLRKFGIGSHTGLGFPGETAGILASPDTWSTSQQYTIPFGQGVSINAMQAASVYSTIANGGVRIEPTLVRGTEGPDGRFIPAGQPKKTRVVSEKTAKTLAQMLESVVDDEQGTGVKARIPGYRVAGKTGTANRVDPATGKYRGYTSSFAGFAPADNPRITVYCVIQNATKGSYFGGQICGPIYKQVMEFALKTLQVPPTGAQPVRLPVTFKP; this comes from the coding sequence GTGTCCGACAGGGAACCGCCGCGCCGTCGCGTGCCCGGACCCGCCAGGCCCGTACGTCCCGGGGGCCAGCGGCGCCCGGGACCCGGTGCCCGCCCCGCGCGCCGCCCGGGCACATCCCGGCCGAACGGTCCGCGTGTCATCCGGCTCGGCAACCCACGCCCCCGCCTGCGGATGGTCAGCCTCGCGCTGACCCTGGTGATGATCGCCTTCGTCGTACGGCTGCTTCAGGTGCAGGCCGTGGACGCGAGCACCTACGCAGCGAAGGCCGAGCAGAACCGCTATGTCGGGCGCACGCTGGCCGCCGAGCGCGGCGGGATCACCGACCGCAACGGCGTCGAGCTGGCGACGAGCGTGGACGCGTACGACATCACGGCCGATCCGACGATGTTCACGCAGAAGGCGACGAAGGTGACGGACGCGCCCGAACAGGCCGCCGCGCTGCTCGCCCCGATGATCGGCCAGGACGTGGACACGATCGCGAAGAAGCTGCGGACGAAGAACACCCGCTACACCCTGCTCGCGCACCGGCAGACCCCCCAGGTGTGGACGCAGATCAAGGACCTGAAGAACACGTTCCTGGCGAAGGCGGAGACCGACCCCAGCACTGTCAATGTCCTCGCGGGCGTCCTCGCGGTCCCGGCCAGCAAGCGTGTGTACCCCAACGGTGATCTCGCCGCCGGGCTGCTGGGCTGGGTCAACGCCGACGGCAAGGGCGGCGGCGGACTCGAGCAGCAGCTGAACAAGGAGCTCGCCGGCAAGGACGGCAAGATCCGCTACGCCCAGTCCGGCGGCCGTCAGGTGCCGACGGCGGGCTCCACCGAGACGCCCGCCGTGGCCGGCTCCGACGTCGAGCTGACCATCGACCGCGACATCCAGTGGGCCGCGCAGAATGCCATCTCCGAGCAGGTGAAGAAGTCCGAGGCGGACCGCGGGTACGTGATAGTGCAGGACACCCGGACCGGCGAGATCCTCGCTATGGCCAACTCGCCCGGCTTCGACCCGAACGACCTCTCCGAGGCCGACGCGAACGCCCTGCACAACTGGAGCCTGGAAGACGCCTACGAGCCCGGCTCCACCGCCAAGCTGACCTCGATGGCCGCCGTCCTCGAGGAGAACGTGGCGACGCCGGACACGCACGTGGTCGTGCCCAACCGGCTGCATCGCGGCGACCGGCTTTTCCATGACGACATCGACCACCCGACCTGGTACCTGACGCTCAATGGCGTGCTCGCCAAGTCCAGCAACATCGGCACCATCCTGGCGACCGGCCAGCTCGGCAAGACGCAGAAGGAGGCCAACAAGGTCCTCTACTCGTATCTGCGCAAGTTCGGCATCGGCAGCCACACCGGGCTCGGCTTCCCCGGCGAGACGGCGGGCATCCTCGCCTCGCCCGACACATGGTCCACGTCGCAGCAGTACACGATTCCTTTCGGCCAGGGTGTGTCGATCAACGCGATGCAGGCGGCGTCCGTCTACTCGACGATCGCCAACGGCGGCGTACGGATCGAGCCGACGCTGGTGCGCGGCACGGAGGGGCCCGACGGCCGCTTCATCCCCGCCGGCCAGCCCAAGAAGACCAGGGTCGTGAGCGAGAAGACGGCGAAGACCCTCGCCCAGATGCTGGAGTCCGTCGTGGACGACGAGCAGGGCACCGGCGTCAAGGCGCGCATCCCCGGCTATCGCGTCGCGGGCAAGACGGGTACGGCCAACCGCGTGGATCCGGCCACCGGCAAGTACCGCGGCTACACGTCGTCGTTCGCCGGCTTCGCCCCCGCGGACAACCCGCGGATCACCGTCTACTGCGTGATCCAGAACGCCACCAAGGGCAGCTACTTCGGCGGCCAGATCTGCGGACCCATCTACAAGCAGGTCATGGAGTTCGCCCTGAAGACCCTCCAGGTCCCGCCCACCGGGGCCCAGCCCGTCAGACTGCCCGTCACGTTCAAGCCGTGA
- a CDS encoding UDP-N-acetylmuramoyl-L-alanyl-D-glutamate--2,6-diaminopimelate ligase, producing the protein MTYPGPPRPVHVSAAPLAELAGQLGATAPASTAEVTGITHDSRAVRPGDLYAALPGARLHGADFVTQAAGLGAVGVLTDPAGAERAAATGLPVLVVDDPRGRMGELAATIYGHPGRDLLQIGITGTSGKTTTAYLIEGGLKTVRSTDERGRREASSVEGGGGRRVGLIGTVETRIGDERIKSERTTPEATDLQALFAVMRERGVDAVAMEVSSHALVLGRVDGCVFDIAVFNNLSPEHMEFHSDMEDYFRAKAQLFTPKRSRLGVINLDDEYGRRLTEEATVPVVTFSAEGHPDADWRAEGVEVGPMDSTFTVVGPKGERITARSPLAGPFNVANTLAAIVALAAAGLDPQTAADGIAAVPGVPGRLERVDAGQPYLAVVDYAHKTDAVESVLRALRKVTSGRLHVVLGCGGDRDTTKRMPMGAAAARLADTAVLTSDNPRSEDPLAILATMLQGAASVPAHERGEVQVFEDRAAAIAAAVARAEPGDTVLVAGKGHEQGQDIAGVVRPFDDRQVLREAIQKTQG; encoded by the coding sequence GTGACATATCCGGGGCCGCCGCGACCGGTTCACGTCTCCGCCGCACCCCTCGCGGAGCTGGCCGGTCAGCTGGGTGCCACCGCCCCGGCGTCGACCGCGGAGGTCACGGGCATCACCCATGACTCCCGTGCCGTGCGCCCCGGCGACCTGTACGCCGCCCTGCCCGGCGCCCGCCTTCATGGCGCCGACTTCGTGACCCAGGCGGCCGGCCTCGGTGCCGTCGGCGTCCTGACCGACCCGGCCGGCGCCGAGCGCGCCGCGGCCACCGGCCTCCCGGTTCTCGTCGTCGACGACCCTCGCGGGCGGATGGGCGAGCTGGCGGCCACGATCTACGGCCACCCCGGCCGCGATCTGCTCCAGATCGGCATCACCGGCACCTCCGGCAAGACCACGACGGCCTACCTCATCGAGGGCGGCCTGAAGACGGTCCGGTCCACGGACGAGAGGGGCCGGCGCGAAGCGTCGTCGGTTGAGGGCGGTGGTGGGCGACGGGTGGGGCTCATCGGCACCGTCGAGACGCGCATCGGCGACGAGCGCATCAAGTCGGAGCGCACCACCCCCGAAGCCACCGACCTCCAGGCGCTGTTCGCGGTCATGCGTGAGCGCGGCGTCGACGCGGTCGCGATGGAGGTCTCCAGCCACGCGCTGGTCCTCGGCCGCGTCGACGGCTGTGTCTTCGACATCGCCGTCTTCAACAACCTCAGCCCGGAACACATGGAGTTCCACTCCGACATGGAGGACTACTTCCGGGCCAAGGCGCAGCTGTTCACACCGAAACGCAGCAGACTCGGCGTCATCAACCTCGACGACGAGTACGGCCGCAGGCTCACCGAGGAAGCGACCGTCCCGGTCGTCACCTTCTCCGCCGAGGGCCACCCGGACGCCGACTGGCGCGCCGAGGGCGTCGAAGTCGGCCCCATGGACTCGACGTTCACCGTGGTCGGCCCCAAGGGGGAGCGGATCACCGCCAGGTCGCCGCTCGCGGGCCCCTTCAACGTGGCGAACACGCTCGCCGCGATCGTCGCCCTCGCCGCCGCCGGGCTCGACCCGCAGACCGCCGCGGACGGCATCGCCGCCGTACCGGGCGTGCCGGGCCGCCTGGAGCGCGTGGACGCGGGCCAGCCCTACCTCGCCGTCGTCGACTACGCCCACAAGACGGACGCTGTCGAATCGGTCCTGCGCGCTCTGCGCAAGGTGACCAGCGGCCGCCTGCACGTGGTGCTCGGCTGCGGTGGCGACCGGGACACGACCAAGCGGATGCCGATGGGCGCGGCGGCGGCCCGGCTCGCCGACACCGCGGTACTGACCTCCGACAACCCCCGCTCAGAGGACCCCCTCGCGATCCTCGCGACCATGCTTCAGGGCGCGGCGTCCGTGCCCGCGCACGAGCGCGGCGAGGTCCAGGTCTTCGAGGACCGGGCCGCGGCCATCGCCGCCGCCGTCGCCCGCGCAGAGCCGGGTGACACGGTGCTGGTCGCCGGCAAGGGCCATGAGCAGGGCCAGGACATCGCCGGGGTGGTGCGTCCCTTCGACGACCGCCAGGTGCTTCGCGAAGCTATCCAGAAGACCCAGGGATGA
- a CDS encoding UDP-N-acetylmuramoyl-tripeptide--D-alanyl-D-alanine ligase has protein sequence MIALSLAEIAAVVGGQTYDIPDLSVQITGPVVRDSREVESGSLFVAFVGERVDGHDFAEAVIEAGAVALLASRPVGVPAIVVADVRAALGALARHVVERLGATLVALTGSAGKTSTKDLIAQVLRRKAPTVFTPGSLNNEIGLPLTALSATEETRFLVLEMGARGVGHIRYLTDLTPPKIGLVLNVGTAHIGEFGGREHIAQAKGEIVEALPEDGTAILNADDPLVRAMASRTKARVLLFGESDEADVRAENVRLTDNGQPAFSLRTPSGCSDVTMRLYGEHHVSNALAAAAVAHELGMSADEIAVALSEAGSLSRWRMEVTERPDGVTVVNDAYNANPESMRAALRALAAMGKASQAKGGRTWAVLGEMAELGDEALAEHDAVGRLAVRLNVSKLVAVGGREASWLQLGAYNEGSWGEESVHVSDAQAAVDLLRSELRPGDVVLVKASRSVGLERVAQALLDSGAEGEVAAR, from the coding sequence GTGATCGCCCTCTCTCTCGCCGAGATCGCAGCAGTCGTCGGCGGGCAGACCTACGACATACCGGATCTGTCGGTACAGATCACCGGACCGGTCGTCCGGGACTCCCGTGAGGTGGAGTCCGGCAGCCTCTTCGTCGCCTTCGTGGGCGAGCGGGTGGACGGCCATGACTTCGCCGAGGCGGTGATCGAGGCGGGCGCGGTCGCCCTCCTGGCGTCCCGCCCCGTCGGCGTGCCCGCGATCGTCGTCGCGGACGTGCGGGCAGCCCTCGGTGCCCTCGCCCGCCATGTCGTCGAACGGCTCGGCGCGACCCTCGTGGCCCTCACCGGCTCCGCGGGCAAGACCAGCACCAAGGACCTCATCGCGCAGGTGCTGCGGCGCAAGGCGCCGACCGTCTTCACGCCCGGTTCGCTCAACAACGAGATCGGACTGCCGCTCACCGCGCTCAGCGCCACCGAGGAGACCAGGTTCCTCGTGCTGGAGATGGGCGCCCGCGGCGTCGGCCACATCCGCTACCTCACGGATCTGACGCCTCCGAAGATCGGCCTCGTCCTCAACGTCGGCACCGCCCACATCGGCGAGTTCGGCGGCCGCGAACACATCGCACAGGCGAAGGGTGAGATCGTCGAGGCCCTCCCGGAGGACGGCACCGCGATCCTCAACGCCGACGATCCCCTCGTACGCGCCATGGCGTCCCGTACGAAGGCACGCGTGCTCCTCTTCGGGGAGTCCGACGAAGCGGACGTACGCGCCGAGAACGTCCGTCTCACGGACAATGGACAGCCCGCCTTCAGCCTTCGCACACCCTCCGGGTGCAGTGACGTGACCATGCGCCTGTACGGTGAGCATCACGTGTCGAACGCGCTCGCCGCGGCCGCCGTCGCCCATGAGCTGGGCATGTCCGCAGACGAGATCGCCGTGGCGCTCTCCGAGGCGGGCTCCCTCTCCCGCTGGCGGATGGAGGTCACCGAGCGCCCGGACGGCGTGACGGTCGTCAACGACGCCTACAACGCGAACCCCGAGTCCATGCGAGCCGCCCTGCGCGCGCTCGCGGCCATGGGCAAAGCCTCACAGGCGAAGGGGGGCCGTACGTGGGCGGTGCTCGGTGAGATGGCCGAGCTCGGTGACGAGGCGCTCGCCGAGCACGACGCGGTCGGACGGCTCGCCGTCCGGCTCAACGTCAGCAAGCTCGTCGCGGTCGGGGGCAGGGAAGCGTCCTGGCTCCAACTGGGCGCATATAACGAGGGTTCGTGGGGTGAGGAGTCGGTGCACGTGTCCGACGCACAGGCGGCTGTCGACCTGTTGCGCAGTGAACTGCGCCCAGGAGACGTCGTACTCGTGAAGGCGTCCAGGTCGGTCGGGCTCGAACGGGTGGCCCAGGCGCTGCTCGACAGCGGTGCCGAGGGTGAGGTTGCCGCCCGATGA
- the mraY gene encoding phospho-N-acetylmuramoyl-pentapeptide-transferase — MMKQILFAGVIGLFLTLIGTPLLIKLLARKGYGQYIRDDGPREHHSKRGTPTMGGIAFILATIIAYFLSKVITGYPPTFSGLLVLGLMAGMGLVGFLDDYIKIVKRRSLGLRAKAKMAGQLIVGIAFAVLALQFADNRGNTPASTKLSFVQDFGWSIGPVLFVVWALFMILAMSNGVNLTDGLDGLATGAATMVFGAYTFIGVWQFQESCANAATLTNPAACYEVRDPLDLAVVASALMGACFGFLWWNTSPAKIFMGDTGSLALGGALAGLAICSRTELLVALLGGLFVLITMSVVIQVGSFRLTGKRVFRMAPLQHHFELKGWSEVLVVVRFWIIQGMCVIVGLGLFYAGWAAKK, encoded by the coding sequence ATGATGAAGCAGATCCTGTTCGCGGGAGTCATTGGTCTGTTCCTGACCTTGATCGGCACACCGCTGCTGATCAAGTTGCTGGCCCGCAAGGGCTACGGGCAGTACATCCGCGATGACGGCCCGCGCGAGCACCACAGCAAGCGCGGTACGCCGACCATGGGTGGTATCGCCTTCATCCTGGCGACGATCATCGCGTACTTCCTGTCGAAGGTGATCACGGGCTACCCGCCCACGTTCTCGGGCCTGCTGGTGCTCGGCCTGATGGCGGGCATGGGCCTGGTCGGCTTCCTGGACGACTACATCAAGATCGTCAAGCGGCGCTCGCTCGGTCTGCGGGCCAAGGCGAAGATGGCCGGCCAGCTGATCGTGGGTATCGCCTTCGCGGTCCTTGCCCTGCAGTTCGCCGACAACCGGGGCAACACCCCGGCCTCCACGAAGCTCTCCTTCGTCCAGGACTTCGGCTGGTCCATCGGCCCGGTGCTGTTCGTTGTCTGGGCGCTGTTCATGATTCTCGCCATGTCGAACGGCGTGAACCTGACGGACGGCCTGGACGGCCTCGCCACCGGCGCCGCGACGATGGTGTTCGGTGCCTACACCTTCATCGGTGTCTGGCAGTTCCAGGAGTCCTGCGCCAACGCGGCGACCCTGACCAACCCCGCCGCCTGTTACGAGGTGCGCGACCCACTGGACCTCGCGGTGGTCGCCTCCGCCCTGATGGGCGCCTGCTTCGGCTTCCTGTGGTGGAACACCTCGCCGGCCAAGATCTTCATGGGTGACACCGGTTCGCTGGCCCTCGGCGGTGCGCTCGCCGGTCTCGCGATCTGCTCCCGCACGGAGCTGCTCGTCGCGCTCCTCGGCGGCCTCTTCGTCCTGATCACCATGTCGGTCGTCATCCAGGTCGGCTCCTTCCGGCTGACCGGCAAGCGCGTCTTCCGCATGGCGCCACTCCAGCACCACTTCGAACTCAAGGGGTGGTCCGAAGTCCTTGTGGTGGTCCGCTTCTGGATCATTCAGGGCATGTGCGTCATTGTGGGACTGGGCCTCTTCTACGCAGGATGGGCAGCCAAGAAGTGA
- the murD gene encoding UDP-N-acetylmuramoyl-L-alanine--D-glutamate ligase, with the protein MGSQEVTDWQGKSVTVAGLGVSGIPAAKVLHGLGAVVTVVNDGDDERSRAQAAELEALGITVRLGDARGGAAEGCSTLPEGTELIVTAPGWKPDKPLFAAAAAAGVPVWGDVELAWRLRGPDAAPWLAVTGTNGKTTTVQMLASILKAAGLRTAAVGNIGVSLLDAVLGDEQYDVLAVELSSYQLHWAPSLRAHSAAVLNLAPDHLDWHGSMEAYAADKGRIYEGNRVACVYNVADKATEDLVREADVEEGCRAIGFTLGTPGPSQLGVVEGILVDRAFVENRQKNAQELAEVSDVHPPAPHNIANALAAAALARAYGVPASAVRDGLRAFSPDAHRIAHVADVDGVAYVDDSKATNTHAAEASLAAYESIVWIAGGLAKGATFDELVAKSAPRLRGVVLIGADRALIGEALARHAPEVPVVDLDRNDTGAMLAAVQEARGLAQAGDTVLLAPACASMDMFANYNKRGDAFAEAVRELGAASA; encoded by the coding sequence ATGGGCAGCCAAGAAGTGACCGACTGGCAGGGCAAGAGCGTCACTGTCGCCGGGCTCGGCGTCTCGGGCATCCCGGCGGCCAAGGTGCTGCACGGCCTCGGAGCGGTCGTCACCGTCGTCAACGACGGCGACGACGAGCGCTCCCGGGCCCAGGCCGCGGAATTGGAGGCGCTCGGCATCACCGTGCGCCTCGGTGACGCCCGCGGCGGAGCCGCTGAGGGATGCAGCACCCTGCCCGAGGGCACCGAGCTCATCGTGACCGCGCCCGGCTGGAAGCCGGACAAGCCGCTGTTCGCCGCGGCCGCCGCGGCGGGCGTCCCGGTCTGGGGCGACGTCGAACTCGCCTGGCGGCTGCGCGGTCCCGACGCCGCGCCGTGGCTCGCGGTCACCGGCACCAACGGCAAGACCACGACCGTCCAGATGCTCGCCTCCATCCTGAAGGCGGCGGGCCTGCGCACGGCGGCGGTCGGCAACATCGGCGTCTCGCTCCTCGACGCGGTCCTCGGCGACGAGCAGTACGACGTCCTCGCCGTCGAACTCTCCAGCTACCAGCTGCACTGGGCGCCCTCCCTGCGCGCCCACTCCGCCGCCGTACTGAATCTGGCGCCCGACCACCTCGACTGGCACGGCTCCATGGAGGCGTACGCCGCCGACAAGGGCCGTATCTACGAAGGGAATCGGGTCGCCTGCGTCTACAACGTGGCGGACAAGGCCACCGAGGACCTGGTGCGCGAGGCGGACGTCGAGGAGGGCTGCCGGGCGATCGGCTTCACGCTCGGCACGCCCGGTCCGTCCCAACTCGGCGTCGTGGAAGGCATCCTGGTCGACCGCGCCTTCGTCGAGAACCGGCAGAAGAACGCCCAGGAGCTGGCGGAGGTCTCGGACGTCCATCCGCCGGCTCCGCACAACATCGCCAACGCCCTTGCGGCGGCGGCCCTTGCGCGCGCCTACGGAGTGCCCGCCTCGGCCGTACGCGACGGGCTGCGGGCCTTCAGCCCCGACGCCCACCGCATCGCGCACGTCGCCGATGTGGACGGGGTCGCGTACGTAGACGACTCCAAAGCCACCAACACGCATGCCGCGGAAGCCTCTTTGGCGGCGTACGAGTCGATCGTCTGGATCGCGGGCGGGCTCGCCAAGGGCGCGACCTTCGACGAGCTGGTCGCCAAGTCGGCACCGCGGCTTCGGGGCGTCGTCCTGATCGGCGCGGATCGCGCGCTGATCGGCGAAGCGCTGGCGCGACACGCGCCGGAAGTCCCGGTCGTCGACCTCGACCGGAACGACACTGGGGCGATGCTCGCGGCGGTCCAGGAGGCGCGAGGGCTCGCTCAGGCCGGTGACACGGTGCTGCTGGCTCCGGCCTGCGCCTCCATGGACATGTTCGCCAACTACAACAAGCGCGGTGACGCTTTCGCGGAGGCGGTTCGCGAACTCGGCGCCGCGAGCGCCTGA